From Oreochromis aureus strain Israel breed Guangdong linkage group 4, ZZ_aureus, whole genome shotgun sequence, a single genomic window includes:
- the prpsap2 gene encoding phosphoribosyl pyrophosphate synthase-associated protein 2, whose amino-acid sequence MNHTKGGLVIFTANSHPSSRELGKRIAERLGVELGKVQVYQEANRETRVQIQESVRGKDVFVIQTMSKDVNTTIMEMLIMVYACRTSCAKSITGVLPYFPYSKQCKMRKRGSIVSKLVASMMCKAGLTHLITMDLHQKEIQGFFNIPVDNLRASPFLLQYIQEEIPDYRNAVIVAKSPASAKRAQSFAERLRLGIAVIHGEAQDAESDQVDGRHSPPTVKTTGAIHPSMEIPLLIPKEKPPITVVGDVGGRIAIIVDDIIDDVDSFVAAAETLKERGAYKIFVMATHGLLSSEAPRFIEESAIDEVVVTNTIPHELQKLQCPKIKTVDISMILSEAIRRIHNGESMSYLFRNIGVDD is encoded by the exons ATGAACCACACCAAGGGTGGCCTGGTCATCTTCACCGCCAACTCGCACCCCTCAAGCCGTGAGCTCGGCAAGAGGATTGCAGA GCGTTTAGGGGTGGAGCTTGGCAAGGTGCAGGTGTACCAGGAAGCTAACAGAG AAACGCGGGTACAGATCCAAGAGTCGGTGCGAGGCAAAGATGTCTTTGTCATCCAAACGATGTCAAA GGACGTGAACACCACCATAATGGAGATGCTGATCATGGTGTACGCATGCAGGACGTCCTGCGCCAAAAGCATCACGGGCGTCCTCCCCTACTTCCCCTACAGCAAGCAGTGTAAGATGAGGAAGAGGGGCTCCATCGTGTCCAAGCTTGTTGCCTCAATGATGTGTAAAGCTG GCCTCACCCACCTGATCACCATGGACCTCCATCAGAAAGAGATTCAAGGCTTCTTCAACATCCCAGTGGACAATTTGAGAGCCTCCCCGTTTCTGCTGCAATATATCCAGGAAGAG ATCCCCGACTACCGAAACGCTGTGATTGTTGCTAAGTCGCCAGCTTCTGCCAAAAG GGCTCAGTCGTTCGCAGAGCGGCTGCGTCTGGGTATCGCTGTGATCCACGGAGAAGCTCAGGACGCCGAATCAGACCAAGTAGACGGCCGACATTCCCCACCCACCGTCAAGACCACCGGAGCCATTCACCCCAGCATGGAGATACCAT TGTTGATCCCTAAAGAGAAGCCCCCCATCACTGTGGTAGGAGACGTCGGAGGACGCATCGCCATCATAGTG GATGACATCATCGATGACGTGGACAGCTTCGTGGCAGCAGCGGAGACGCTGAAGGAAAGAGGGGCCTACAAGATTTTTGTCATGGCGACACACGGCCTCCTCTCCTCAGAGGCCCCCAGGTTCATAGAGGAGTCGGCCATCGATGAG GTGGTGGTGACCAACACGATTCCCCACGAGCTCCAGAAGCTCCAGTGTCCGAAGATCAAGACGGTGGACATCAGCATGATCCTGTCAGAGGCTATCCGCCGCATCCACAACGGAGAGTCCATGTCCTATCTGTTCCGCAACATAGGAGTGGATGACTGA